In Pyxidicoccus trucidator, a single genomic region encodes these proteins:
- the bacM gene encoding bactofilin BacM: MALLGGKKDEAPSKPLFRREEDSVSQRTGEVHTLLGKGSEFEGKLTFEGQVRIDGKFNGQIVTKDVLVIGDGARVNAEIQAGTVIINGQVEGNVKATQVIELKTPGRVKGNLETPSLSMDRGVIFEGSLKMENIGAGGKPPPPGGEKK, encoded by the coding sequence GTGGCGCTCCTTGGCGGGAAAAAAGACGAAGCACCCAGCAAGCCTTTGTTCAGGCGGGAGGAGGATTCCGTGTCGCAGCGCACTGGTGAGGTGCATACGCTCCTGGGCAAGGGGAGCGAGTTCGAAGGGAAGCTCACGTTCGAGGGACAGGTCCGCATCGACGGAAAGTTCAACGGGCAGATTGTCACCAAGGACGTGCTCGTCATCGGTGACGGCGCCCGGGTGAATGCCGAAATCCAGGCCGGTACCGTCATCATCAACGGCCAGGTCGAAGGCAACGTGAAGGCCACCCAGGTCATCGAGCTGAAGACGCCCGGCCGCGTGAAGGGCAACCTCGAGACGCCGTCGCTGTCCATGGACCGCGGCGTCATCTTCGAGGGCTCGCTGAAGATGGAGAACATTGGCGCTGGCGGGAAGCCGCCTCCGCCGGGTGGCGAAAAGAAGTAG